Proteins encoded together in one Thermococcus sp. CX2 window:
- a CDS encoding glycosyltransferase family 2 protein has translation MSHNILIAIPAYNEELTIGSVVALSRRYGDVLVVDDGSKDKTYDIAISAGAHVIKHSQNMGKAQALKTAFKYAAEKGYDVVVCLDADGQHNPEEIPKLLEPILNDEADMVIGSRFLDGAKKNIPFYRRFGLWVLNTTTNMSLNGTLKITDSQSGFRAMNKKALSELMKINSNGYSVESDMLVYLAEKGVRITEVPITVRYDVPNKHKKNPLAHGFGVLTDLVSLIGYRRPLLLFGMLSLISFLAAIILGYLAFLPYYGEGTVYLTPAIGSGIFAIIGIQLFVAGLTLNVLAKMVREV, from the coding sequence ATGTCACATAATATCTTGATAGCTATTCCAGCCTACAATGAGGAGCTGACGATAGGCTCAGTCGTTGCCCTTTCTAGAAGGTATGGTGACGTTCTTGTCGTCGATGATGGAAGCAAGGACAAGACTTATGACATCGCCATTTCTGCCGGAGCTCACGTGATAAAGCACTCCCAGAACATGGGGAAAGCCCAAGCCCTTAAGACGGCCTTCAAGTACGCGGCGGAAAAAGGCTACGACGTCGTGGTGTGTTTGGATGCCGACGGCCAGCACAATCCTGAAGAGATCCCCAAGCTGCTGGAGCCCATTCTGAACGATGAGGCCGACATGGTCATAGGGTCACGGTTCCTGGACGGGGCCAAGAAGAACATCCCCTTCTACAGAAGGTTCGGCCTGTGGGTGCTGAACACCACTACAAACATGAGCCTGAACGGGACGCTGAAGATCACCGATTCTCAGTCGGGCTTCCGGGCCATGAACAAAAAAGCCCTAAGTGAGTTGATGAAAATCAACAGCAACGGCTACAGCGTGGAGAGCGACATGCTGGTGTACCTGGCGGAGAAGGGCGTGAGGATCACCGAAGTGCCGATAACCGTCAGGTACGACGTCCCGAACAAGCACAAGAAGAACCCCCTGGCTCACGGGTTTGGGGTGCTGACGGATCTTGTGAGCTTAATAGGGTATAGGAGACCGCTCCTGCTCTTCGGGATGCTGAGCCTCATCTCATTCCTTGCTGCCATAATTCTCGGATACCTCGCCTTCCTGCCCTACTACGGGGAGGGCACCGTCTATCTTACCCCCGCCATCGGCTCAGGGATCTTCGCGATAATCGGAATCCAGCTGTTCGTTGCTGGACTGACATTGAACGTACTAGCAAAAATGGTGAGGGAGGTATAG
- the pdxT gene encoding pyridoxal 5'-phosphate synthase glutaminase subunit PdxT, giving the protein MLRIGVIGVQGAVSEHIDATKRALEKLGVEGDAFWLRKPSQLEGIDGIIIPGGESTTISRLMLENGLFDEVKKLGEEGLPIMGTCAGLILLAKEVEGAVEGQRFLELLDVRVNRNAYGRQVDSFEAPLKLSFSDEPFPGVFIRAPRIVELLGDKVKPIAWHGEEVVGVEQGNIIGLAFHPELTDDTRLHEYLLRKVL; this is encoded by the coding sequence GTGCTCAGGATAGGTGTCATAGGTGTTCAGGGGGCTGTGAGCGAGCACATCGACGCAACAAAAAGGGCTTTGGAAAAGCTCGGCGTCGAGGGGGATGCTTTCTGGCTGAGGAAGCCGAGCCAGCTTGAGGGCATTGATGGGATAATAATCCCTGGCGGGGAGAGCACGACCATCTCGAGGCTGATGCTGGAGAACGGCCTCTTTGATGAGGTGAAAAAGCTCGGTGAGGAAGGTTTGCCCATAATGGGCACCTGCGCTGGGCTGATACTCCTGGCCAAGGAGGTTGAGGGAGCCGTTGAGGGGCAGCGCTTTCTGGAGCTCCTTGACGTCAGGGTTAACAGAAACGCCTACGGCAGGCAGGTAGACAGCTTCGAGGCCCCGTTAAAGCTGTCCTTCAGTGATGAACCGTTCCCAGGTGTTTTCATCCGCGCGCCGAGGATAGTTGAGCTTCTGGGTGATAAGGTCAAGCCGATAGCCTGGCACGGTGAGGAAGTGGTAGGTGTTGAGCAGGGGAACATCATAGGCCTGGCCTTCCACCCCGAGCTGACCGATGACACGAGGCTTCACGAGTACCTCCTGAGGAAGGTTCTTTAA
- the pdxS gene encoding pyridoxal 5'-phosphate synthase lyase subunit PdxS: protein MGKLHVIEAKGTERLKRGFAKMVKGGVIMDVTNAEQARIAEEAGAVAVMALHKVPADIRKAGGVARMAPVEKIQEIMDAVTIPVMAKVRIGHVAEAKALEALGVDMIDESEVLTPADPFFHIDKREFHVPFVCGARNLGEAVRRIWEGSAMIRTKGEAGTGNIVEAVRHVRLVSDNIRLIQRMTDEQVYAVAEKFAEPYLRLARQIREISGLPERILENEPVYGDYTYREIVDGLYKILLEIKNLGRLPVVNFAAGGVATPADAALMMQMGMDGVFVGSGIFKSSNPEKMAQAIVEAVNHWDEPDVLVEISKELGEPMKGLEIEELEVRLEERGV from the coding sequence ATGGGGAAGCTTCACGTTATTGAAGCCAAGGGTACCGAGAGGCTGAAGCGCGGTTTTGCCAAGATGGTTAAGGGCGGAGTGATAATGGATGTCACCAACGCGGAACAGGCCAGAATAGCGGAGGAAGCCGGCGCCGTCGCTGTGATGGCTCTCCACAAGGTTCCAGCCGACATAAGGAAAGCCGGCGGAGTGGCGAGGATGGCCCCAGTGGAAAAGATACAGGAGATAATGGACGCCGTGACCATACCGGTTATGGCCAAGGTCAGAATCGGCCACGTCGCCGAGGCTAAAGCCCTGGAGGCCCTTGGCGTCGACATGATAGACGAGAGCGAGGTTTTAACCCCAGCGGACCCGTTCTTCCACATAGACAAGAGGGAGTTCCACGTTCCCTTCGTCTGTGGAGCGAGGAATCTCGGAGAGGCCGTCAGGAGGATATGGGAAGGCTCCGCCATGATAAGGACCAAGGGCGAGGCCGGAACAGGCAACATTGTCGAAGCGGTAAGGCACGTTCGCCTCGTCAGCGACAACATAAGGCTGATTCAGAGGATGACGGACGAGCAGGTCTACGCCGTGGCTGAAAAGTTCGCCGAGCCCTACCTCAGGCTGGCCAGGCAGATAAGGGAGATAAGCGGCCTTCCAGAGAGGATCCTCGAGAACGAGCCGGTTTATGGGGACTACACCTACCGCGAGATTGTTGACGGTCTCTACAAGATTCTCCTGGAGATAAAGAATCTCGGAAGGCTCCCAGTTGTTAACTTCGCCGCCGGAGGAGTTGCCACTCCAGCCGACGCTGCCCTGATGATGCAGATGGGTATGGATGGAGTCTTCGTCGGTAGCGGAATCTTCAAGAGCTCCAACCCAGAGAAGATGGCCCAGGCCATAGTCGAAGCTGTAAACCACTGGGATGAGCCAGATGTTCTCGTGGAGATAAGCAAGGAGCTTGGAGAGCCCATGAAGGGTCTGGAGATTGAGGAGCTCGAGGTCCGCCTCGAGGAGAGGGGCGTTTGA
- the nadC gene encoding carboxylating nicotinate-nucleotide diphosphorylase produces the protein MVPLNYLLRFIEEDAPFGDVTSEAVIPEGMKARAVIIAKQEGIIAGVEEAKALFEHFGVKVEVRKRDGEAVKRGDVLLELEGNARAILLVERTALNVMGRMSGIATEVRKLVEKVRTVNPKVRIAGTRKTLLKPIDKRAILIGGGEPHRFSLSDAVLIKDNHLALVPLEEAIRRAKVFSVYKVVEVEVETLEDALKAARAGADVVMLDNMKPEEIAEVLEALKREGLRERVKIEVSGGITEENIEEYAKLDIDVISLGALTHSVRNFDVSLEIVERL, from the coding sequence ATGGTTCCCCTCAATTATCTCCTGCGCTTCATCGAGGAGGATGCCCCCTTTGGCGACGTCACGAGCGAGGCGGTTATTCCGGAGGGCATGAAAGCCAGGGCCGTAATCATCGCGAAGCAGGAAGGAATAATAGCGGGCGTTGAGGAAGCTAAGGCCCTCTTCGAGCACTTTGGGGTTAAAGTTGAGGTCAGGAAGAGGGACGGCGAGGCCGTAAAGAGGGGCGACGTTCTCCTTGAGCTCGAAGGGAACGCGAGGGCAATACTTCTCGTCGAGAGGACAGCGTTGAACGTTATGGGCAGGATGAGCGGCATAGCGACCGAAGTCAGGAAGCTGGTTGAGAAGGTGAGGACGGTAAACCCGAAAGTTCGCATTGCCGGAACGAGAAAAACCCTCCTCAAGCCGATAGACAAGAGGGCGATACTCATCGGCGGCGGTGAGCCCCACCGCTTTTCCCTTAGCGATGCCGTACTCATAAAGGACAACCACCTGGCTCTTGTTCCCCTGGAAGAAGCTATAAGGCGCGCCAAGGTCTTCAGCGTCTACAAAGTCGTCGAGGTCGAGGTCGAGACCCTCGAGGACGCCCTTAAAGCGGCCAGAGCAGGTGCCGACGTTGTGATGCTCGACAACATGAAGCCTGAGGAAATAGCCGAGGTTTTAGAAGCCCTCAAGAGGGAAGGGCTCAGGGAGAGAGTTAAGATAGAGGTCTCGGGCGGCATAACCGAGGAGAACATCGAGGAGTACGCGAAACTCGATATCGACGTCATAAGCCTCGGCGCTCTAACGCATTCCGTCAGGAACTTCGACGTGAGCCTCGAAATCGTGGAGAGACTTTAG
- the nadA gene encoding quinolinate synthase NadA — protein sequence MKMEELVREIERLKEEKNAIIMAHNYQLPEIQDIADFLGDSLELARKAVNVDADVIVFAGVDFMAETAKILNPEKTVLLPARRATCAMANMLKVEHILKAKEQYPDAPVVLYVNTTAETKAYADVTVTSANAVKIVEKLDSDVIIFGPDKNLASYVAKMTGKKVIPVPEYGHCYVHRQFTLEDVERARKLYPNAKLMVHPECEPEVQERADIIVSTGGMIRRAPEHDEWVVFTEREMVYRLQKLYPDIKFHPAKEDAICIGMKAITLNHIYESLRDMKYEVTVPEEIAEKARRAIERMLELS from the coding sequence ATGAAAATGGAGGAGCTCGTTAGGGAGATTGAACGCCTCAAAGAGGAGAAGAATGCCATAATCATGGCCCACAACTACCAGTTGCCCGAGATTCAGGACATAGCGGACTTCCTAGGTGACAGCCTTGAGCTCGCGAGGAAAGCTGTTAACGTTGATGCGGACGTCATAGTTTTTGCGGGCGTCGACTTTATGGCTGAAACTGCCAAAATCCTCAATCCGGAGAAGACCGTCCTGCTGCCAGCGAGGAGGGCAACCTGCGCGATGGCCAACATGCTCAAGGTGGAGCACATCCTCAAGGCCAAGGAGCAGTACCCGGACGCGCCGGTGGTTCTCTACGTAAACACCACCGCCGAGACCAAGGCCTACGCTGACGTTACGGTTACCTCTGCCAACGCTGTCAAAATAGTCGAGAAGCTCGACTCGGACGTCATCATCTTTGGTCCGGACAAGAACCTCGCGAGTTATGTGGCAAAGATGACCGGCAAGAAGGTCATCCCCGTTCCTGAGTACGGCCACTGTTACGTGCACAGGCAGTTCACCCTTGAGGATGTCGAGCGCGCGAGAAAGCTCTACCCCAACGCCAAGCTGATGGTTCACCCGGAATGCGAGCCAGAGGTACAGGAGAGGGCCGACATCATAGTCTCCACGGGCGGAATGATAAGGCGCGCCCCCGAGCACGACGAGTGGGTGGTCTTCACGGAGAGGGAGATGGTTTACCGCCTTCAGAAGCTCTATCCGGACATCAAGTTCCATCCGGCTAAAGAAGACGCCATCTGCATCGGCATGAAGGCGATAACGCTCAACCACATCTACGAGTCGCTCAGGGACATGAAGTATGAGGTTACGGTACCTGAGGAAATCGCGGAGAAGGCAAGGAGAGCAATAGAAAGAATGCTGGAGCTGAGTTAG
- a CDS encoding TIGR00529 family membrane protein: MELLYLIASFAVVIALIWLKINIGVSIFVGSLVLTFLFGMSPSDAVMALYHSATSWETIRLVLIIAFIMGMTSVFSQIGYLKDMEAAAGNLFPKAKYSLAMLPALIGLMPMPAGALVSAPMIDPVAGRLEMKPEEKTLVNYWFRHIWEHSWPMYQAIVIASAIVGISIREISTKMFPLTVLMAIIGYLMLIRPLPDDGSGEGDFRTGLKLLLKSTYPILVIILVSIVLGIDMVHGAFLGFLSALIPNLKRVSLKEVIAHALQPKIIFLLVSVMYFKYVLEVTGAVEALPKAMLAMNLPVTLVLMVTPFVVGLMTGISFAYVGMAFPLLLPFFTSFDRVALAYLSGYMGMLFSPVHLCFVFSAEYYGAELRKVYLRLLVPALALFLLGLLYIAVVL; encoded by the coding sequence GTGGAGCTCCTCTACCTCATAGCCTCCTTCGCAGTCGTTATCGCCCTCATCTGGCTTAAAATCAACATCGGCGTCTCGATATTCGTCGGCTCACTTGTTCTGACCTTTCTGTTCGGCATGAGCCCCTCCGATGCGGTTATGGCCCTCTACCACTCTGCCACCTCCTGGGAGACCATCAGGCTCGTACTTATCATCGCCTTCATCATGGGGATGACCTCGGTGTTCTCACAGATCGGCTATTTGAAGGATATGGAGGCCGCCGCGGGCAACCTCTTCCCCAAGGCCAAGTACTCACTGGCAATGCTTCCGGCCCTCATAGGCCTCATGCCGATGCCCGCTGGCGCCCTCGTTTCGGCCCCCATGATAGACCCTGTCGCGGGCAGGCTTGAGATGAAGCCCGAAGAGAAGACGCTGGTCAACTACTGGTTCAGGCACATATGGGAGCACTCCTGGCCGATGTACCAGGCCATAGTAATCGCCTCCGCCATCGTCGGGATTTCCATAAGAGAGATAAGCACCAAGATGTTCCCCCTAACGGTTCTTATGGCCATCATCGGCTACCTGATGCTGATTCGGCCCCTTCCGGATGACGGGAGTGGCGAGGGTGACTTCAGAACCGGCCTAAAGCTCCTCCTGAAGAGCACGTACCCCATACTGGTTATCATACTCGTTTCAATCGTTCTGGGCATCGACATGGTCCACGGTGCTTTTCTCGGCTTCCTCTCGGCTCTCATTCCCAACCTGAAGAGGGTGAGCCTGAAAGAGGTCATTGCTCATGCCCTCCAGCCCAAGATAATCTTCCTCCTCGTTTCGGTCATGTACTTCAAATACGTCCTTGAGGTTACGGGGGCCGTGGAGGCCCTCCCAAAGGCCATGCTGGCCATGAACCTCCCGGTGACCCTCGTCCTCATGGTGACGCCCTTCGTTGTCGGCCTGATGACGGGCATAAGCTTCGCCTACGTCGGCATGGCCTTTCCGCTGTTGCTCCCCTTCTTCACGAGCTTTGACAGGGTCGCCCTTGCCTATCTAAGCGGCTACATGGGGATGCTCTTCAGTCCCGTCCATCTCTGCTTCGTTTTCTCGGCCGAGTACTACGGGGCCGAGCTCCGGAAGGTCTATTTGAGGCTGCTGGTTCCAGCTCTGGCCCTCTTCCTGCTCGGGCTTCTTTACATCGCCGTCGTGCTTTAG
- a CDS encoding L-aspartate oxidase translates to MGESMTKVGIVGDGAAGLTAAIALARRGFDVTVIGKGFKNTNSYLAQAGIAFSILEGDSPRAHFLDTVRAGKYLNDEEVVWNVVTKSSEAYDFLTSLSLEFEANETEGGHSFHRVFTIRNETGKHLIKLLHMAAREHGVNFVEGLAEELAVRDGIAYGVFLDGELLKFDATLLATGGFASLFKYTAGSPLNLGTLIGDAVIKGAPARDLEFVQFHPTGFIGKEGVKLVSEAVRGAGARLVTDDGERFVNELSTRDIVARAIYHQMQAGKRVYLDATGIEDFKRKFPQIYAFLIKEGIDPSKDLIPVFPIAHYTIGGVAVDLWYRTGIKNLYAIGEAMSNGFHGANRLASNSLLECIVSGLEVARTIARDRPRLGEVPEVPYTFDSLGDVEALREILWEHAGIVRTAEGLRAGLEKLNEIEADERLKLLAKGVLECALAREESRGSHYREDFPVMRREFERPSFFDGRCRL, encoded by the coding sequence ATGGGGGAGAGCATGACGAAGGTTGGAATCGTCGGCGATGGTGCAGCTGGTTTAACGGCCGCCATAGCCCTGGCGAGGAGAGGTTTTGACGTCACGGTCATAGGTAAGGGGTTCAAAAACACCAACTCCTACCTTGCCCAGGCTGGGATAGCCTTCTCGATTCTTGAGGGAGATTCACCTAGGGCTCACTTCCTCGACACGGTTAGGGCGGGCAAATACCTCAACGATGAAGAGGTCGTCTGGAACGTCGTGACAAAATCCTCCGAGGCTTACGATTTTCTAACCTCGCTCAGTCTTGAGTTCGAGGCCAACGAGACGGAGGGGGGACACTCCTTCCACAGGGTCTTCACGATAAGGAACGAGACGGGAAAGCACCTGATAAAGCTCCTCCATATGGCCGCAAGAGAACATGGGGTGAACTTCGTCGAAGGCCTTGCCGAAGAGCTCGCCGTTAGAGATGGTATAGCCTACGGCGTCTTTCTCGATGGGGAGCTGCTGAAGTTCGACGCTACCCTTCTGGCCACGGGCGGCTTCGCTTCACTGTTCAAGTATACCGCCGGCTCGCCCCTCAACCTCGGGACGCTGATAGGCGATGCCGTCATAAAAGGTGCTCCCGCAAGGGACTTGGAGTTCGTCCAGTTCCATCCCACAGGCTTCATCGGGAAGGAGGGCGTCAAGCTCGTGAGTGAGGCCGTCAGGGGGGCTGGGGCCAGGCTCGTGACGGATGACGGTGAGCGCTTCGTGAACGAGCTCTCCACGAGGGACATCGTGGCGAGGGCCATATACCACCAGATGCAGGCTGGAAAGAGAGTCTATCTCGATGCAACTGGCATAGAGGACTTCAAACGTAAGTTCCCCCAGATATACGCCTTCCTCATCAAGGAGGGCATAGACCCCTCCAAGGATCTTATTCCAGTCTTTCCAATAGCCCACTACACCATCGGCGGGGTAGCGGTCGACCTGTGGTATCGTACGGGCATTAAGAACCTCTACGCGATAGGCGAGGCTATGAGCAATGGTTTCCACGGGGCGAACAGGCTGGCGAGCAACTCCCTGCTGGAGTGCATCGTGAGCGGACTTGAAGTTGCCAGAACCATAGCGAGAGATAGGCCGAGGCTTGGCGAGGTTCCAGAGGTTCCCTACACCTTCGACTCTCTAGGCGATGTTGAAGCCCTCAGGGAAATACTGTGGGAGCACGCTGGTATAGTGAGGACTGCCGAGGGCCTGAGGGCTGGCCTGGAAAAGCTTAATGAGATCGAGGCTGATGAAAGGCTTAAGCTGCTCGCGAAGGGTGTTCTTGAGTGCGCTTTGGCAAGGGAGGAGAGCAGGGGGAGCCACTACCGCGAGGACTTTCCCGTCATGAGGAGGGAGTTTGAGAGGCCGAGCTTCTTCGATGGGAGGTGCAGGCTCTGA
- the guaB gene encoding IMP dehydrogenase, whose amino-acid sequence MGKFEQKLVNAIKGYTFDDVLLVPQATEVEPKDVDVSTQITPRIRLNIPILSAAMDTVTEWEMAVAMAREGGLGVIHRNMSIEEQVEMVKKVKRAERFIVEDVITIGPEETLDYALFLMERNDIDGLPVVGEDGRIIGIITKKDIAAKEGRLVREVMTRDVITVPEDIDVEEALNLMVENRIARLPVVDGDGKLVGIITVSDLMMRKKYRNAVRDENGDLLVAAAVGPFDLKRAKALDEAGADVIVIDTAHAHNLKAIKAMKEIRNAIDAELIVGNIANPKAVDDLTFADAVKVGIGPGSICTTRVVAGVGVPQITAIAMVADRAQEYGIHVIADGGIRYSGDIVKAIAAGADAVMLGSLLAGTKEAPGKEVVINGRKYKQYRGMGSLGAMMKGGAERYYQKGHMKTRKFVPEGVEGVVPYKGSVGDVLYQLVGGLRSGMGYVGARNIEELKERGEFVIITQAGVKESHPHDIFITNEAPNYPVGK is encoded by the coding sequence ATGGGGAAATTTGAACAAAAACTTGTCAATGCAATTAAGGGCTACACCTTCGACGACGTTCTTCTGGTTCCGCAGGCAACCGAGGTCGAGCCGAAGGACGTTGACGTCTCGACCCAGATAACACCGAGGATTAGGCTCAACATCCCGATTCTCAGCGCGGCTATGGACACCGTCACCGAGTGGGAGATGGCAGTAGCGATGGCCAGGGAGGGCGGCCTTGGAGTGATCCACAGGAACATGAGCATCGAGGAGCAGGTCGAGATGGTAAAAAAGGTCAAGCGCGCCGAGCGCTTCATCGTCGAGGACGTCATAACGATTGGACCCGAGGAGACCCTGGATTACGCTCTCTTCCTGATGGAGAGGAACGACATCGACGGCCTTCCGGTGGTCGGGGAGGATGGGAGGATCATCGGAATCATCACCAAGAAGGACATAGCGGCGAAGGAAGGCAGGCTCGTGAGGGAGGTAATGACCAGGGACGTCATAACGGTCCCGGAGGACATCGACGTCGAGGAGGCTCTCAACCTTATGGTCGAGAACAGGATTGCCCGCCTCCCCGTGGTCGATGGGGACGGTAAGCTGGTCGGAATCATCACAGTGAGCGACCTCATGATGAGGAAGAAGTACAGGAACGCGGTAAGAGATGAAAACGGCGACCTGCTGGTTGCCGCCGCGGTTGGCCCATTCGACTTAAAGAGGGCCAAGGCCCTTGACGAAGCCGGGGCTGATGTTATAGTCATCGACACGGCTCATGCCCACAACCTCAAGGCGATAAAGGCTATGAAGGAGATAAGGAACGCCATTGATGCCGAGTTAATCGTCGGAAACATCGCCAACCCGAAGGCCGTCGATGACTTAACCTTCGCCGATGCCGTCAAGGTCGGGATAGGGCCAGGAAGCATATGCACCACTCGCGTTGTCGCTGGCGTCGGCGTTCCGCAGATTACCGCCATAGCCATGGTGGCTGACAGGGCGCAGGAGTACGGTATTCACGTCATCGCCGACGGAGGCATACGCTACTCTGGAGACATCGTCAAGGCAATAGCCGCTGGAGCCGACGCTGTTATGCTTGGCTCGCTCCTTGCAGGAACCAAGGAGGCCCCTGGAAAGGAGGTCGTCATAAACGGCAGGAAATACAAGCAGTACCGTGGCATGGGATCGCTTGGAGCCATGATGAAGGGCGGAGCTGAGAGGTACTACCAGAAGGGCCACATGAAGACGCGCAAGTTCGTCCCCGAAGGAGTCGAGGGGGTCGTCCCCTACAAGGGAAGCGTGGGCGATGTTCTCTACCAGCTCGTCGGCGGCCTGCGCTCGGGAATGGGCTACGTCGGGGCGAGGAACATCGAGGAGCTCAAGGAGAGGGGCGAGTTCGTGATAATAACCCAGGCTGGCGTTAAGGAGAGCCATCCGCACGACATCTTCATCACCAACGAGGCTCCGAACTATCCAGTCGGAAAGTGA
- a CDS encoding IGHMBP2 family helicase gives MNLLRFINHLRELVELEREAEIDAMREEMRRLSGREREKAGRAILRLNGKVIGEEFGYKLVKYGREKEIKTEISVGDLVVISRNDPLRSDLVGTVTEKGKRFLVVALESVPSWALRNVRIDLYANDVTFRRQLENLEKLGESGKRALEFLLGLREPEESRSLKFEPFDKNLNESQTRAVSLALGSGDFFLIHGPFGTGKTRTLVELIRQEVERGNKVLATAESNVAVDNLVERLSGVELVRLGHPSRVSRHLKETTLAYKVENHPRYRRVREFRNRAERLAMMRDGLTKPTPQWRRGLTDREILRLAEKGIGTRGIPARKIKEMAEWIRINRKVQLLYDEAKKIEEGIIREIIENAQVVLATNSSAALEFLDGVEFDVAVIDEASQATIPSVLIPINRAKRFVLAGDHKQLPPTILSEEAKELSRTLFEGLIERYPAKAQMLEVQYRMNERLMEFPSREFYGGRIRADESVRKVTLADLKVRMPGFGEPWDSILDPGEPLVFVDTSKHPEKWERQRKGSQSRENRLEAALVKKIVERLMGMGVRPEWIGVITPYDDQRDLISSLLPEEVEVKTVDGYQGREKKVIILSFVRSNKKGELGFLTDLRRLNVSLTRAKRKLIVVGDSETLSVHPTYKRFIEFVKAEGRFVEIGNDFKTNGG, from the coding sequence ATGAACCTTCTAAGATTCATCAACCACCTCAGGGAGCTCGTGGAGCTTGAGAGGGAAGCAGAGATAGATGCCATGCGCGAGGAGATGCGCAGGCTCAGCGGGAGGGAGAGGGAAAAGGCTGGACGGGCGATTCTCAGGCTGAACGGGAAGGTAATTGGAGAGGAGTTCGGCTACAAGCTGGTCAAATACGGCCGCGAGAAGGAGATAAAGACCGAGATAAGCGTCGGCGATTTGGTCGTGATAAGCAGGAACGACCCGCTCAGGAGCGACCTGGTGGGAACGGTCACCGAAAAGGGAAAGAGGTTTCTTGTGGTTGCCCTGGAGAGCGTTCCCTCTTGGGCGCTGAGGAACGTCAGGATAGACCTCTACGCCAACGACGTCACCTTCAGGCGCCAGCTGGAGAACCTAGAAAAGCTGGGCGAGAGTGGAAAAAGGGCCCTGGAGTTTCTCCTCGGACTTAGAGAGCCGGAAGAAAGCAGGTCTCTCAAGTTCGAGCCTTTTGACAAGAACCTAAACGAGAGTCAGACGAGGGCAGTAAGTCTGGCTCTCGGAAGCGGCGATTTCTTCCTCATCCACGGCCCCTTCGGGACTGGAAAAACGAGAACCCTCGTTGAGCTTATCAGGCAGGAGGTGGAGAGGGGGAACAAGGTCCTCGCCACGGCGGAGAGCAACGTTGCAGTGGACAACCTCGTCGAGAGGCTTTCCGGAGTTGAGCTTGTAAGGCTCGGGCATCCGTCGAGGGTCTCGAGGCACCTCAAGGAGACCACATTGGCATACAAGGTCGAGAACCACCCGCGCTACAGGCGCGTGAGGGAGTTCAGGAACAGGGCAGAGAGGCTAGCTATGATGAGGGACGGACTCACCAAGCCGACCCCCCAGTGGAGGCGTGGGCTGACGGATAGGGAAATCCTCAGGCTCGCCGAAAAGGGCATCGGAACGCGCGGGATTCCGGCGAGGAAGATAAAGGAGATGGCCGAGTGGATCAGGATAAACCGAAAAGTCCAGCTCCTCTACGACGAGGCAAAGAAGATAGAGGAGGGTATAATCAGGGAGATAATCGAGAACGCCCAGGTCGTGCTGGCCACCAACTCCTCCGCCGCCCTCGAGTTTTTAGATGGGGTGGAATTCGACGTCGCGGTGATAGATGAGGCCTCCCAGGCAACGATTCCGAGCGTTCTAATTCCGATAAACAGGGCGAAGCGCTTTGTCTTAGCCGGCGACCACAAGCAGCTGCCGCCGACGATTCTGAGCGAAGAGGCAAAGGAGCTGAGCAGGACGCTCTTTGAGGGCCTGATAGAGAGGTATCCAGCTAAGGCCCAGATGCTCGAAGTCCAGTACAGGATGAACGAGCGGCTCATGGAGTTTCCGAGCAGGGAGTTCTACGGCGGAAGGATAAGGGCAGATGAGAGCGTGAGGAAGGTAACGCTGGCCGATTTGAAGGTGAGGATGCCAGGATTTGGAGAGCCCTGGGACTCGATTTTGGACCCAGGCGAACCGCTCGTCTTCGTGGACACATCCAAACACCCTGAGAAGTGGGAGAGGCAGAGGAAGGGATCCCAGTCGAGAGAGAACAGGCTCGAAGCGGCGCTGGTTAAGAAAATCGTTGAGAGGCTCATGGGGATGGGTGTTAGGCCCGAGTGGATTGGGGTCATAACGCCCTACGACGACCAGCGGGACTTAATAAGCTCGCTTTTGCCAGAGGAAGTCGAGGTAAAAACAGTTGACGGCTACCAGGGCCGGGAAAAGAAAGTTATCATCCTCTCCTTCGTCCGCTCGAATAAAAAGGGCGAGCTAGGCTTCCTAACTGATTTGAGAAGGTTAAACGTCTCGCTGACGAGGGCGAAGAGGAAGCTGATAGTGGTCGGGGATTCCGAGACTTTAAGCGTTCACCCAACTTACAAAAGGTTCATCGAGTTTGTGAAAGCTGAGGGTAGGTTCGTTGAGATTGGAAATGATTTTAAGACCAACGGGGGATGA